A part of Natator depressus isolate rNatDep1 chromosome 18, rNatDep2.hap1, whole genome shotgun sequence genomic DNA contains:
- the FBXO42 gene encoding F-box only protein 42 isoform X3, translated as MYVFGGCTQSSCNAAFNDLWRLDLNSKEWIRPLASGSYPSPKAGATLVVYKDLLVLFGGWTRPSPYPLHQPERFFDEIHTYSPSKNWWNCIVTTHGPPPMAGHSSCVIDDKMIVFGGSLGSRQMSNDVWVLDLEQWAWSKPNISGPTPHPRGGQSQIIIDDETILILGGCGGPNALFKDAWLLHMRTNPWTWQPLKVENEDHGAPELWCHPACRVGQCVVVFSQAPSGRAPLSPSLNSRPSPISATPPALVPETREYRSQSPVRNADEAPCVNGRWGTLRPRAQRQTPSGSREGSLSPSRGDGSPVLNGGSLSPGTAAGGGASLDSPVQAISPSTPAAEGYDLKVGLSLAPRRGSLPDQKDLRLGSVDLNWDQKPGSVSCQMDAVDNRTVGGSMRNPPEQTNGIHTPPHITSSLPGAVSPGALRRSLEAVKALSSKGASGSAALSPPLVSSPGSPGSQSGSSAEVAPAPRPGSAQGDGHSLPPIARRLGHHPPQSLNVGKPLYQSMNCKPMQMYVLDIKDTKEKGQVKWKVFNSSSVVGPPETSLHTVVQGRGELIIFGGLMDKKQNVKYYPKTNALYFVRAKR; from the exons gTTCTTATCCGTCACCTAAGGCTGGGGCCACTTTAGTGGTGTATAAGGACTTGCTTGTGCTGTTTGGTGGGTGGACGCGGCCAAGCCCCTACCCTCTGCACCAGCCGGAGAGGTTCTTTGATGAAATACATACCTACTCGCCTTCCAAAAATTG GTGGAACTGCATAGTGACAACACACGGCCCCCCTCCCATGGCAGGCCACTCCTCTTGTGTAATAGACGACAAAATGATTGTCTTTGGAGGTTCCCTAGGATCTCGGCAAAT GAGTAATGACGTCTGGGTTCTGGATCTCGAGCAGTGGGCTTGGTCGAAGCCAAACATCTCTGGGCCTACTCCTCACCCACGTGGCGGCCAATCTCAG ATCATTATAGATGATGAAACCATTTTAATCCTTGGTGGTTGTGGCGGTCCAAATGCA CTGTTTAAGGATGCTTGGCTACTGCACATGCGCACAAACCCCTGGACATGGCAGCCATTGAAAGTGGAAAATGAAGACCATGGAGCCCCTGAACTATGGTGTCATCCCGCATGCAGG GTGGGACAGTGTGTTGTGGTCTTCAGCCAGGCTCCCAGCGGGAGAGCTCCACTTAGCCCCAGCTTGAACTCTCGCCCATCTCCTATCAGTGCCACGCCGCCAGCCCTGGTTCCTGAAACACGGGAATACCGCTCTCAGTCTCCAGTCAGGAACGCCGACGAAGCTCCTTGTGTGAATGGCCGCTGGGGCACCCTGAGACCTAGAGCACAAAGACAGACACCATCAGGCTCCCGGGAAGGGAGCCTGTCCCCATCCAGAGGGGATGGGTCACCTGTACTGAATGGTGGGAGTTTATCCCCTGGAACCGCAGCAGGGGGGGGTGCTTCATTGGACAGTCCTGTACAGGCCATATCGCCCAGCACACCTGCTGCTGAAGGATATGACCTGAAAGTTGGACTTTCCCTGGCGCCGCGACGAGGATCGCTACCAGATCAGAAAGATCTACGCTTAGGGTCTGTAGATTTGAATTGGGATCAGAAACCAGGTTCTGTTAGCTGTCAAATGGATGCTGTGGACAATAGGACAGTTGGTGGAAGCATGAGAAATCCCCCAGAGCAGACAAATGGAATCCATACCCCACCTCATATcactagttccctaccaggggcGGTGTCACCAGGTGCACTCCGAAGAAGCCTGGAGGCTGTCAAGGCCCTGTCTTCCAAAGGTGCATCTGGTTCAGCAGCATTAAGTCCTCCTTTGGTGTCTTCACCAGGATCCCCTGGTAGCCAGAGTGGGAGCAGTGCCGAGGTGGCGCCAGCACCACGCCCAGGCTCCGCCCAAGGGGATGGCCATTCCTTACCTCCGATCGCTCGTCGCTTGGGCCACCATCCACCGCAGTCTCTGAATGTCGGCAAGCCTTTGTATCAAAGCATGAACTGCAAACCCATGCAGATGTATGTGCTAGACATTAAAGACACCAAGGAGAAAGGGCAAGTCAAATGGAAAGTGTTCAATAGCAGCTCCGTGGTGGGGCCACCAGAGACCAGCCTACACACTGTAGTGCAAGGCAGGGGGGAACTGATCATATTCGGTGGCCTAATGGACAAGAAACAAAACGTGAAGTACTATCCCAAAACAAATGCCTTGTACTTTGTGCGAGCAAAAAGATAA